Within the Nitrospira sp. genome, the region ACACCGGAAAGCGTAGCTTCGAACCGGAAGCATCATGAGACGAATCAGCCGGGTATTGGGACTCCTGGCCGTAGCCCTCGGCATCGCTGCCTGCAGCCACCTCCAGAGCAAGGAAGCGGCCTACCTTGACTCCGCGAAAGGCCAGGCCACGCAAGCGAACGTCCGGCAGGAACTTGGCGCACCCAAGGCGGTTCGAAAAGGCGAAGCCGGCGAAGGCATCTGGGTCTACGAGTTTCGCGAGCAACAGTCCGGCAACCTCTACACGCCGCCCGGCACCTGGTGCGAGGAATACCTCCTCACCTTCGACAACAACGCCGTGCTACAGACATGGAAACACGTCTCCCACTTCCACAGCGGTGGACTCATGCCGAAGGAGTGTATTCCGGGGATCGACGCACCCAAACAGTAACCCGCCCTTTTGTCTCTCCACGTTCCCCCCTGTCAGCGAAGCGTAGGCTCCGACTGAATGGTCTAAGCCGCAACCTGTACAAGAATGTGCCAACCCAGCGAACACGCCGTAAGGAAACTGCCGCGTTTTTAAACATTTTCCGGTTTCTAGTGCCCTCATCGCATGGTATGACGCTTGCTGAGTATCCAGCCAAGATACTTGGAGGTCTCATCGTGAAAAGACACATTGCCACCATCCTCGCGCTGAGTTTTGTGACGGGCCTCTGGATCTCCTTCGACTCCGTCTCACCTGCGGAAGCCCAAACCTGGCTTTCTCGAAAGAAACGGCAAGTGCAAACACAAGCAGTTACCACTCCCACGACTCAGGCGACGACCACTCGTGACTACTCCGTACTCAAGATCGTACCTCCACCCGCAGCGGGTCTGTACATCGGCCAGTACGAATGGGTCCAGAACGATATCGCATCGTTTGAATCGGCGAGCGGACGGAAAACTGCACTCTGGTCAAAATATCGAGGCACTTGGGCTAACGGGTACGATGCAGCTGGCCAACCTCATTTCGATGTGCAAGCCGCAAATCTTGCTTGGCAAGAAGGGAAAGTGATTGTGGTTCAGGCCTACAACACCCACCCGGCCCCCGGGGAATCGGAAGCGCCGGCAGGCTTCACCGTTGATAAGCTTCTCAGCGGCGTCTACGATGCAGAACTCAAACGATTTGCCGGAGAGCTTCGCCAGTATGGCAAACCAACCTTTTTTATCTCGGGGCGAGAACCCAATGGGATCGGAGCCGATTATTTTGGCGGCTTCGGCCCGGCAGGAGATAAATCATTACAATGGGCTATTGAAAACAAGCGTGGTTTTGCGGAGTTTAATCCGGGCTCCCTCCCCTACAGTTCCCTGTACAGCGACATCGGTACGCCACAAATCTGCGATGGAGTAGAACGCCTAAAAGCCGCGCAACGCTACTATTATGATTTCTTTGTACGCCGAGAGGGGCTGAAGTTTCTGACGTTTGATTCAATGGGTTGGGCTGTGCATCAAGCGAACCAGATTGATTATGACGTCGCGGATCTTCCGGCCACCGTCGACAAGACCTACGCGAAGCAACTGCTTCAAAGCTGCCACTCATTTGCCAACTTTTATCCGGGAGACCAGTACGTCGACTGGGTCAGTCTTGATTTTTATATGATCGATTATTATGCGAAGGACTGGCCGGGGCTCACTCAGGACTATGTGGTTCCCGTTGAGAATCACTTTGCAGCGCTCGATGCCGTTCTGCAAGAGGTGAAAACGGTGGCACCTACGAAACCCGTGTTTTTCATGGAATTGGGATTCCCCGACGGTACTCAACAAAATTCGAGCTGGGCGGCGCAGAAAATCGCTGCAGCCCTGCCCCGGATTGTCTCAAACTATCCACAGATACATGGCTTTGCGATGTGGTCAGCACATCCATCATGGATGGTCCCTGGGGTCTTCCCTTACGACTGCTTGATCCGTCCCGGAACCCAGCAGGCCACGGCGCTCAAAAATGCCGTTACGACAAATGGCTCGTCGTTTCTTTCCTGCGTGTACCTCTCCGATGGGCAACTACACCCGAACTGTGTGAACTAACCGTGCCCAAGGAGCAGCGCCTCACAGTCTCAAGAGATCGGAAATCCAAGCATGGATCAGAACACGACCTCGCGAACCGTCTTTCGATTAGCTTGAAACCAGGAGACGGTTTGCCGAATCCCGTCGGCAAAGGCCACTCTCGCCTCGAATCCGAATAGGTGTTTGGCTCGACTCACCTCGAGGCACCGACGTGGCTGCCCATTCGGCTTTGACGTATCCCACACATTCCTGCCGATAAAGCCGACCACCTCAGCGATCAGACTCGAGAGGGCATGAATCGTGATCTCCTGCCCCGTGCCCACAGTGACCGGCTCACCCGCGTTGTAGTGTTCGGCCGCAAGTACAATCGCGCGTGCCGCATCATCGGCATGGAGGAACTCGCGCGATGGTGAACCATCTCCCCACAACACCACACACTCGTCGCCTCGTTCTTTTGCCTCCACGCATTTCCTAGTCAATGCGGGAATAACATGCGACGTCTCCATGTCAAAATTGTTCCCAGGGCCATAGAGGTTCACTGGGAACAGGACGACCGCGTTGAAGCCCTACTGCTGCCGATGCGCCTGGGATTGGACCAGCATCATCTTCTTTTCGAGGCCGTAGGGGGCGTTGGTCTCTTCGGGATATCCGGCCCAAAGATCCTCTTCACGAAACGGCACCGGCGTATGCTTGGGATACGAGCAAATCGTACCCATCCCCACACATTTCTCTAGGCGCGCTGACGACCGACCTCAATGAGCTGAGTCCCCATCATGAGATTGTCGTAAAAAATTGGCCGGCGTGAGTTTGATTCGCTCCGATTCCACCCACTCGAGCCGCGAGATGCAACACCAAATCAAGTGCCGTGTCTTGATACAGACTCCTAACGGCTCCCATGTCAACAAGATCGTAGTCACGACTTCGAGGGGCAACAATGGTCCGACAACCCTGCTGCTGAAGCTGAGCGACGACGACTGAACCCAGGAAACCTGTTCCACCAGCCACGAGGACTCGCTTGCTCGTCCAATACGACATGACTATCGTGCCCCTCTCGTGCCCTCGAGAATGCCACGCTCCGCTCGAAGATCAGCTTCGACCATCATCACAATCAGTTCCTCAAATGACACTTTGGGCTCCCATCCCAGTACCCGTTTTGCTTTTGACGCATCACCGATCAGCAAATCGACTTCGGTAGGCCGATAGTAGCGTGGGTCAATCTTCACAAACTGTTTCCAATCCAGATCGAGATACCCGAAGGTACGCTCGAGAAATTCGCGCACCGTGTGCGTTTCACCCGTGGCAATGACATAGTCATCAGGTTGATCTGCCTGCAGCATCATCCACATTGCGTTGACATAATCACCGGCAAATCCCCAATCTCGCTTGGCATCCAGATTGCCGAGAAATAGCTCTTGCTGAACACCCAATTTGATACGGGCGGCAGCACGTGTGATCTTCCGTGTGACGAACGTCTCGCCACGCCGCGGCGATTCATGGTTGAACAGAATGCCGCTGCACGCGAACAGGTTGTACGCCTCACGATAGTTCACCGTGATCCAATGGGCATACACTTTGGCCGCCCCATACGGACTGCGTGGGTAAAACGGCGTACTTTCTCGCTGGGGAATCTCCTGCACCATGCCAAACATTTCGCTGGATGACGCCTGATAAAATTTTGGCTGGATACCCGACTCCCGAATTGCTTCCAAGAGTCGAACCGTTCCCAATGCCGTGACCTCGGCCGTGTATTCGGGCACATCGAAGCTCACACGTACATGACTCTGTGCACCTAAATTGTAAATTTCATCCGGCTGAATCATGCGCAGAATTTTATTCAATGAGCTTGCGTCGTTTAGATCTCCGTAGACCAGTCGCAACCTCGGTTCAGCGACGTGCGGATCCTGATAGATCGCGTCGATTCGGGCGGTATTGAAGGAACTCGAGCGCCGGACAATGCCATGCACTTCATATCCCTTCGACAACAACAGCTCTGCGAGATACGATCCATCCTGTCCACTGATGCCGGTAATCAATGCCTTTTTCACGGTGTTGCCTCACTCCGTTGTTACAACCTGACTACTTCGACCGACTCGGCTGCCGGCGCCGCCACAGACGGCACGACTGTCGGCTCTGCCCGTAACCACACGCATCTTTATCTTTGTCCCGCGCTTTGAAGAATCTGTCGTTCACACCACGCGTAGGTCTGCTCGAGTCCTTCTTGAATGCTCGTTCTCGGTGCCCAATCGAGGAGGGTGCGCGCCCTACTCCAATCTGCCGCCCTATCGACATCGCCTTCGGGCTTGCTCGTATCGAAGCGAATATCGATCTGCTTCCCTGAAATCGCACAGACCCGCTCGGCAATTTCCTTGATCGACGTACTGTAGTCAGGACCGATCTGAATGACGCCCTGATTCATGCCTTTCGTGGCCACGGCCACTAGGGCATCCACAATGTCGCTCACGAAGACGAACGCCCGACGCTGTTTGCCGGACCCCCATACCACGAATTCTTCGTCAGGATACCGAATAGCCTTGCGGATGAGTGAGGGAATGACCTGAGACTTTTCAGGCGACATCTCACAATGAGGACCGTACACGTTGTGGAAGCGCAGAATGCCGATGTCGAGCAACTTTTCCTTTCGGGCCAAATCACAACCCATTTCACCCATCAGCTTGCTCCAGCCGTACGACGATTCGGGAGACGCGGGATAGGCATCTTCCTCCTTAAACGGCGGAGGGTTCAATTTGCTCTGCCGTTCGGCGGGATAACTACACGCGGTACCAACATACACGTATGAGGA harbors:
- a CDS encoding NAD-dependent epimerase/dehydratase family protein codes for the protein METSHVIPALTRKCVEAKERGDECVVLWGDGSPSREFLHADDAARAIVLAAEHYNAGEPVTVGTGQEITIHALSSLIAEVVGFIGRNVWDTSKPNGQPRRCLEVSRAKHLFGFEARVAFADGIRQTVSWFQANRKTVREVVF
- a CDS encoding NAD-dependent epimerase/dehydratase family protein produces the protein MSYWTSKRVLVAGGTGFLGSVVVAQLQQQGCRTIVAPRSRDYDLVDMGAVRSLYQDTALDLVLHLAARVGGIGANQTHAGQFFTTIS
- a CDS encoding NAD-dependent epimerase/dehydratase family protein; its protein translation is MYWKNKRVLVTGGAGQIGSHLVARLAAAGAQVTVADNLWRGKKTNLLGENGVPVIDMEHRFLELDLADYRNCEQATEGQDIVYHLADVVAGINYVFGNQFSLFNTNLIIDSNMLRAAVANKISSYVYVGTACSYPAERQSKLNPPPFKEEDAYPASPESSYGWSKLMGEMGCDLARKEKLLDIGILRFHNVYGPHCEMSPEKSQVIPSLIRKAIRYPDEEFVVWGSGKQRRAFVFVSDIVDALVAVATKGMNQGVIQIGPDYSTSIKEIAERVCAISGKQIDIRFDTSKPEGDVDRAADWSRARTLLDWAPRTSIQEGLEQTYAWCERQILQSAGQR
- the gmd gene encoding GDP-mannose 4,6-dehydratase, whose translation is MKKALITGISGQDGSYLAELLLSKGYEVHGIVRRSSSFNTARIDAIYQDPHVAEPRLRLVYGDLNDASSLNKILRMIQPDEIYNLGAQSHVRVSFDVPEYTAEVTALGTVRLLEAIRESGIQPKFYQASSSEMFGMVQEIPQRESTPFYPRSPYGAAKVYAHWITVNYREAYNLFACSGILFNHESPRRGETFVTRKITRAAARIKLGVQQELFLGNLDAKRDWGFAGDYVNAMWMMLQADQPDDYVIATGETHTVREFLERTFGYLDLDWKQFVKIDPRYYRPTEVDLLIGDASKAKRVLGWEPKVSFEELIVMMVEADLRAERGILEGTRGAR